A single Taeniopygia guttata chromosome 30, bTaeGut7.mat, whole genome shotgun sequence DNA region contains:
- the LOC115491799 gene encoding uncharacterized protein isoform X2 encodes MRMGMKMRLEFLLLVVAAFASCWSQTGHDPSGDSRRDFGDSPRDSRRDFGDSRRDFGDSRRDSRRDPGPAAPRLLPPPLLLRLPPEAAPARIRCLAPRRFTGSTFELLRGVPPVPVRSVPAAPDRHWVEFSVPGAARCLRCRYRSHNGSAWLESEPSPATGGSDLGDAECEPSTGTGTPQNGTGTPWNGTGIPQNDPSWLVPVSVGAAVPGLLLLLGAAAVGWRGLRRRRGQSPTVPAPSLPLAPAPTPLSR; translated from the exons atgaggatggggatgaagaTGAGGTTGGAATTTCTGCTCCTCGTGGTTGCGGCTTTTGCCTCGTGCTGGAGCCAGACCGGGCACGATCCCAGCGGGGATTCCCGCCGGGATTTCGGTGATTCCCCCCGGGATTCCCGCCGGGATTTCGGTGATTCCCGCCGGGATTTCGGTGATTCCCGCCGGGATTCCCGCCGGGATCCCGGTCCCGCCGCCCCCAGgctcctcccgccgccgctgctgctccGGTTGCCCCCGGAGGCGGCTCCGGCCCGGATCCGCTGCCTGGCCCCGCGGCGCTTCACCGGCAGCACCTTCGAGCTGCTCCGGGGGGTCCCGCCGGTCCCGGTGCGGAGCGTCCCCGCCGCTCCCGACCGCCACTGGGTCGAGTTCTCCGTGCCCGGAGCCGCCCGCTGCCTCCGCTGCCGGTACCGGAGCCACAACGGCAGCGCCTGGCTGGAGTCTGAGCCCAGCCCCGCCACCGGCGGCTCCG ATTTGGGCGATGCCGAGTGCGAACCgagcaccggcaccgggaccccgcAGAACGGCACCGGGACCCCGTGGAACGGCACCGGGATCCCGCAAAACG ATCCTTCCTGGCTCGTCCCGGTCTCGGTCGGTGCCGCCgtcccggggctgctgctgctgctcggggCTGCGGCCGTGGGCTGGCGAG GCCTCCGGCGGCGGCGTGGACAGAGCCCCACGGTACCGGCCCCG AGCCTCCCCCTGGCCCCCGCGCCGACGCCGCTGTCCCGGTGA
- the LOC115491799 gene encoding uncharacterized protein isoform X1 produces the protein MRMGMKMRLEFLLLVVAAFASCWSQTGHDPSGDSRRDFGDSPRDSRRDFGDSRRDFGDSRRDSRRDPGPAAPRLLPPPLLLRLPPEAAPARIRCLAPRRFTGSTFELLRGVPPVPVRSVPAAPDRHWVEFSVPGAARCLRCRYRSHNGSAWLESEPSPATGGSDLGDAECEPSTGTGTPQNGTGTPWNGTGIPQNGTGIPQNDPSWLVPVSVGAAVPGLLLLLGAAAVGWRGLRRRRGQSPTVPAPSLPLAPAPTPLSR, from the exons atgaggatggggatgaagaTGAGGTTGGAATTTCTGCTCCTCGTGGTTGCGGCTTTTGCCTCGTGCTGGAGCCAGACCGGGCACGATCCCAGCGGGGATTCCCGCCGGGATTTCGGTGATTCCCCCCGGGATTCCCGCCGGGATTTCGGTGATTCCCGCCGGGATTTCGGTGATTCCCGCCGGGATTCCCGCCGGGATCCCGGTCCCGCCGCCCCCAGgctcctcccgccgccgctgctgctccGGTTGCCCCCGGAGGCGGCTCCGGCCCGGATCCGCTGCCTGGCCCCGCGGCGCTTCACCGGCAGCACCTTCGAGCTGCTCCGGGGGGTCCCGCCGGTCCCGGTGCGGAGCGTCCCCGCCGCTCCCGACCGCCACTGGGTCGAGTTCTCCGTGCCCGGAGCCGCCCGCTGCCTCCGCTGCCGGTACCGGAGCCACAACGGCAGCGCCTGGCTGGAGTCTGAGCCCAGCCCCGCCACCGGCGGCTCCG ATTTGGGCGATGCCGAGTGCGAACCgagcaccggcaccgggaccccgcAGAACGGCACCGGGACCCCGTGGAACGGCACCGGGATCCCGCAAAACGGTACCGGGATCCCGCAGAACG ATCCTTCCTGGCTCGTCCCGGTCTCGGTCGGTGCCGCCgtcccggggctgctgctgctgctcggggCTGCGGCCGTGGGCTGGCGAG GCCTCCGGCGGCGGCGTGGACAGAGCCCCACGGTACCGGCCCCG AGCCTCCCCCTGGCCCCCGCGCCGACGCCGCTGTCCCGGTGA